From the genome of Triticum aestivum cultivar Chinese Spring chromosome 3B, IWGSC CS RefSeq v2.1, whole genome shotgun sequence, one region includes:
- the LOC123068783 gene encoding translation initiation factor IF-2 isoform X3: MGSRALHRRLAPPEPREAAAGRWEPAPAASFAASPAAGARPRRGLPPPQPREHAPAAGRRLPSHRIRPAAPFAASCSRRRSPRPSPREPPPVARRGSPAAGRRPSLGESRSRRPRAPGESRRRSPPFAGGEPEPPPSRVGEEPSQVAALRRGRAGAAALGCGSRRQVAARRAPWERRPRSPPFATGEPEPRSRRPSRARGEPGFLLCCRRVLSRISSHPLLSLRGSCRLEPCTSVITCISSVCSRLSMTHVDAVITS, translated from the exons ATGGGAAGCCGCGCCCTtcaccgccgcctcgcgccgccggagCCACGGGAAGCCGCCGCAGGTCGCTGGGAGCCCGCCCCCGCCGCGTCATTCGCCGCCTCCCCAGCCGCGGGAGCCCGCCCCCGCCGCgggttgccgcctccccagccaCGGGAGCACGCCCCCGCCGCGGGTCGTCGCCTCCCCAGCCACCGGATCCGCCCCGCTGCGCCCTTCGCCGCCTCCTGCAGCCGCCGTcggtcgccgcgcccgtcgccccggGAGCCGCCGCCCGTCGCGCGCCGGGGGAGCCCCGCCGCAGGTCGCCGCCCTTCGCTGGGGgagagccggagccgccgccctcgcGCGCCGGGGGAGAGCCGTCGCAGGTCGCCGCCCTTCGCCGGGGgagagccggagccgccgccctcgcGCGTCGGGGAAGAGCCGTCGCAGGTCGCCGCCCTTCGCCGTGGGAGAGCCGGTGCCGCTGCCCTTGGCTGCGGGAGTCGTCGGCAAGTCGCAGCCCGTCGCGCGCCGTGGGAGAGGCGCCCCAGGTCGCCGCCCTTCGCCACGGGAGAGCCGGAGCCGCGGAGCCGCCGTCCGTCGCGCGCCCGGGGAGAGCCAGGTTTCCTCCTCTGCTGCCGCAG GGTGTTGTCAAGAATTTCATCACACCCATTGCTTTCCCTCCGAGGTAGTTGCCGCCTGGAGCCATGCACAAGTGTCATCACCTGCATCTCCTCTGTGTGTTCCCGTCTCTCCATGACGCATGTGGATGCAGTCATCACATCT TGA
- the LOC123068783 gene encoding translation initiation factor IF-2 isoform X2, which yields MGSRALHRRLAPPEPREAAAGRWEPAPAASFAASPAAGARPRRGLPPPQPREHAPAAGRRLPSHRIRPAAPFAASCSRRRSPRPSPREPPPVARRGSPAAGRRPSLGESRSRRPRAPGESRRRSPPFAGGEPEPPPSRVGEEPSQVAALRRGRAGAAALGCGSRRQVAARRAPWERRPRSPPFATGEPEPRSRRPSRARGEPGFLLCCRRVLSRISSHPLLSLRGSCRLEPCTSVITCISSVCSRLSMTHVDAVITSVMMLTP from the exons ATGGGAAGCCGCGCCCTtcaccgccgcctcgcgccgccggagCCACGGGAAGCCGCCGCAGGTCGCTGGGAGCCCGCCCCCGCCGCGTCATTCGCCGCCTCCCCAGCCGCGGGAGCCCGCCCCCGCCGCgggttgccgcctccccagccaCGGGAGCACGCCCCCGCCGCGGGTCGTCGCCTCCCCAGCCACCGGATCCGCCCCGCTGCGCCCTTCGCCGCCTCCTGCAGCCGCCGTcggtcgccgcgcccgtcgccccggGAGCCGCCGCCCGTCGCGCGCCGGGGGAGCCCCGCCGCAGGTCGCCGCCCTTCGCTGGGGgagagccggagccgccgccctcgcGCGCCGGGGGAGAGCCGTCGCAGGTCGCCGCCCTTCGCCGGGGgagagccggagccgccgccctcgcGCGTCGGGGAAGAGCCGTCGCAGGTCGCCGCCCTTCGCCGTGGGAGAGCCGGTGCCGCTGCCCTTGGCTGCGGGAGTCGTCGGCAAGTCGCAGCCCGTCGCGCGCCGTGGGAGAGGCGCCCCAGGTCGCCGCCCTTCGCCACGGGAGAGCCGGAGCCGCGGAGCCGCCGTCCGTCGCGCGCCCGGGGAGAGCCAGGTTTCCTCCTCTGCTGCCGCAG GGTGTTGTCAAGAATTTCATCACACCCATTGCTTTCCCTCCGAGGTAGTTGCCGCCTGGAGCCATGCACAAGTGTCATCACCTGCATCTCCTCTGTGTGTTCCCGTCTCTCCATGACGCATGTGGATGCAGTCATCACATCTGTGA TGATGTTAACCCCATAA
- the LOC123068783 gene encoding translation initiation factor IF-2 isoform X1 codes for MGSRALHRRLAPPEPREAAAGRWEPAPAASFAASPAAGARPRRGLPPPQPREHAPAAGRRLPSHRIRPAAPFAASCSRRRSPRPSPREPPPVARRGSPAAGRRPSLGESRSRRPRAPGESRRRSPPFAGGEPEPPPSRVGEEPSQVAALRRGRAGAAALGCGSRRQVAARRAPWERRPRSPPFATGEPEPRSRRPSRARGEPGFLLCCRRVLSRISSHPLLSLRGSCRLEPCTSVITCISSVCSRLSMTHVDAVITSVFLVVMLTP; via the exons ATGGGAAGCCGCGCCCTtcaccgccgcctcgcgccgccggagCCACGGGAAGCCGCCGCAGGTCGCTGGGAGCCCGCCCCCGCCGCGTCATTCGCCGCCTCCCCAGCCGCGGGAGCCCGCCCCCGCCGCgggttgccgcctccccagccaCGGGAGCACGCCCCCGCCGCGGGTCGTCGCCTCCCCAGCCACCGGATCCGCCCCGCTGCGCCCTTCGCCGCCTCCTGCAGCCGCCGTcggtcgccgcgcccgtcgccccggGAGCCGCCGCCCGTCGCGCGCCGGGGGAGCCCCGCCGCAGGTCGCCGCCCTTCGCTGGGGgagagccggagccgccgccctcgcGCGCCGGGGGAGAGCCGTCGCAGGTCGCCGCCCTTCGCCGGGGgagagccggagccgccgccctcgcGCGTCGGGGAAGAGCCGTCGCAGGTCGCCGCCCTTCGCCGTGGGAGAGCCGGTGCCGCTGCCCTTGGCTGCGGGAGTCGTCGGCAAGTCGCAGCCCGTCGCGCGCCGTGGGAGAGGCGCCCCAGGTCGCCGCCCTTCGCCACGGGAGAGCCGGAGCCGCGGAGCCGCCGTCCGTCGCGCGCCCGGGGAGAGCCAGGTTTCCTCCTCTGCTGCCGCAG GGTGTTGTCAAGAATTTCATCACACCCATTGCTTTCCCTCCGAGGTAGTTGCCGCCTGGAGCCATGCACAAGTGTCATCACCTGCATCTCCTCTGTGTGTTCCCGTCTCTCCATGACGCATGTGGATGCAGTCATCACATCT GTGTTTCTTGTAGTGATGTTAACCCCATAA